The proteins below are encoded in one region of Arenibacter algicola:
- a CDS encoding Fur family transcriptional regulator: MDVCEKIMENNNVKPTAMRLLILQFLLSKKVAVSLTNIEDYFDNSDRTTLYRTLKTFVESSIAHQIDDGTGITKYALCEEHCTCELETDLHLHFHCNNCNETVCLTEYKIPHINLPEGYVAANANLVVKGICDKCSGQ; this comes from the coding sequence ATGGATGTATGTGAGAAAATAATGGAGAACAACAATGTAAAACCAACGGCCATGCGCCTGTTGATTTTACAGTTCCTTTTAAGTAAGAAAGTTGCGGTAAGTTTAACCAATATTGAAGATTATTTCGATAATTCTGATAGAACCACACTGTACCGTACTTTAAAAACTTTTGTAGAAAGCAGCATCGCCCATCAAATAGATGATGGTACAGGCATTACCAAATATGCCTTGTGCGAAGAACATTGCACTTGCGAATTGGAAACCGACCTACATTTACATTTTCACTGCAACAATTGCAATGAAACGGTGTGCTTGACCGAATATAAAATCCCACATATCAATCTGCCAGAAGGTTATGTTGCAGCAAATGCGAACTTGGTGGTAAAAGGAATTTGCGATAAATGTAGTGGGCAATAA
- a CDS encoding CusA/CzcA family heavy metal efflux RND transporter, translating into MINKIISFSINNKFIIGLFIVALVGTGIWSMATINLGSVPDITNNQVQVITVAPNLGTEDIEQFVTYPVELAMANLPDVIELRSVSRFGLSVVTIVFKDEAGTYLPRQLVQEKLTEVAGEIPEGFGSPFMAPITTGLGEIFQYTLKVKEGYEDKYDAMELRTIQDWIVKRQMALVPGVVEVNAFGGYVKQYEVAINPDKLKSFGITMNQVFEALKVNNANTGGAYIEKNHQANFIRGEGLARSLEDLENTVVTTQNGSPVLVRDVAEKVGYGNQVRYGAFTQDGHESVGGQILMLKGESPGTVIENVQSRIDEIQKSLPEGVYIAPFLSRSELIGRTTSTVEKNLIEGSLIVIFVLVLLLGSFRGGLITASVIPLSLLFAFILMKQFGVWANLMSLGAIDFGIIVDGAVIIVEGMVFHIHQRMKKTTTAIEQAEMDEIAYDSASTMMNSAFFGQLIILIVFTPILFLTGIEGKMFRPMAFTFGFAVLGAIILCLTYVPMISSMFLKPAKNQDGWFAKFENKIDRFSDKIMSGLNKAYVPLLNFALRFKAGVVIGAVTLLLIAGFIFSNMGGEFIPKFDEGDIAFQALIKPGSSLTESIEASKKLQNLINEFPEVKTVVSRIGVAEIPTDPMPMDIADSYIILEKDKSKWTSAESKEELIEKIQERISVVPGVNFVFTQPVELRFNELLTGVREDVAIKLYGEDLGVLADKVQEIAAVIRTVPGAADLNVEATSGLPQMTVEYNRAKMAQYGVTIDKLNDYVSAAFAGEQASVIFEGEKRFDVVIRLAKQFRQDINNLKNLYIDLPNGAQVPLKEVADISYKPGPMQISRDNTYRRISVGVNVRGRDVKSMVEEIQQKLDEQVKLPPGYYITYGGSFENLQRASDRLMIVVPIALFLIFILLYFALSSFSQSVMIYMAVPLAAIGGVFALWIRGMPFSISAGVGFIVLFGVAVLNGLVLINKFNELKESGMTKIKDRIYEATHERLRPILLTATAAIMGFIPMAVSTSGGAEVQRPLATVVIGGLISATFLTLVVIPVLYYWLESRKEKKENGENASYIKTSTNIVTVLLMVGGLMAPGTALAQDINQDGAIPTTLTIDEAIAMAKQNYPSLKESQAFIEREKALKGTSFDLGSTQVFIGKEEYGNNLPGVQTTVGVQQGNIDLLSGFSKSKFYKERIVLGEKFYVASEQQLVRNVMQAYDQINYYKAQLRFADQLDSIYANFKTAAQLRYDTGETGKLEFISASSEFQQIQVLRQQAFEDIEIAKRGLKQYLGTDEAIETISEPYKTLEFIATWDATSVDNNPMLQYALQNAEVSKANVDVEKSQFLPKFSLTYGRQVVDEVSGFNTYQAGIGIPLWFFPQKSRVKAAKADAMVAENQYLEQRAVTESRVSQLTKSLEKTKKILQYYEEGALLLAEEQIVTAQLASKEGEIDYVNYITILNSAIRIKQNHLQYINQFNQQSIEIQYQLGNL; encoded by the coding sequence ATGATTAACAAAATCATTTCATTTTCCATCAATAATAAATTTATTATTGGCTTATTTATAGTGGCATTGGTTGGTACGGGCATTTGGTCTATGGCCACTATAAACCTAGGTTCCGTACCCGATATAACAAACAACCAAGTACAGGTAATAACCGTGGCCCCAAATTTAGGTACTGAAGATATTGAGCAATTTGTTACCTATCCCGTAGAATTGGCAATGGCCAATCTCCCTGACGTTATCGAGCTGCGTTCAGTATCCCGTTTTGGGCTGTCCGTGGTCACCATTGTCTTTAAGGACGAGGCGGGCACCTATCTTCCCCGGCAATTGGTACAAGAAAAATTAACCGAAGTTGCCGGAGAAATCCCCGAAGGTTTTGGCTCACCTTTTATGGCGCCCATAACAACAGGTCTAGGCGAAATTTTTCAATATACCTTAAAAGTAAAAGAAGGCTATGAAGACAAATATGACGCCATGGAGCTTCGCACCATCCAAGATTGGATTGTAAAACGCCAAATGGCTTTAGTGCCAGGCGTAGTCGAGGTCAATGCCTTTGGAGGTTATGTAAAACAATACGAAGTTGCCATAAATCCTGATAAACTAAAAAGTTTTGGCATTACAATGAATCAGGTTTTTGAAGCCCTAAAAGTGAACAATGCCAATACGGGTGGTGCTTACATTGAAAAAAACCACCAAGCCAATTTCATTCGCGGAGAAGGCTTGGCACGTAGCCTTGAAGATTTGGAAAACACTGTCGTTACCACGCAAAACGGAAGTCCAGTTTTGGTTAGGGATGTTGCCGAAAAAGTGGGTTACGGAAATCAAGTGCGTTATGGTGCATTTACCCAAGACGGCCACGAATCTGTAGGCGGACAGATTTTGATGCTTAAAGGCGAAAGCCCTGGTACTGTGATTGAAAATGTACAAAGCCGTATTGATGAAATACAAAAATCCTTGCCGGAAGGTGTATATATAGCACCGTTTTTAAGCCGAAGCGAATTGATTGGAAGAACCACGAGTACCGTAGAAAAAAACCTGATTGAAGGCTCACTGATTGTAATTTTTGTCCTAGTGCTATTGTTGGGAAGTTTCCGTGGTGGTTTGATTACGGCTTCGGTAATCCCTTTATCATTGCTCTTCGCATTTATTTTGATGAAACAATTTGGGGTGTGGGCAAATTTAATGTCCTTGGGAGCAATTGACTTTGGAATCATCGTGGATGGCGCTGTAATTATTGTGGAAGGCATGGTTTTCCATATCCATCAACGGATGAAAAAAACCACAACTGCTATTGAACAAGCTGAAATGGATGAAATAGCATACGATTCGGCAAGTACAATGATGAATTCTGCATTTTTTGGACAGTTGATTATCCTTATAGTGTTTACCCCTATTCTCTTTTTGACTGGTATTGAAGGAAAAATGTTCCGCCCAATGGCTTTTACTTTTGGATTTGCAGTATTGGGGGCGATTATCCTTTGTCTTACTTACGTCCCAATGATTTCGTCGATGTTCTTGAAACCAGCAAAGAACCAAGACGGTTGGTTTGCCAAGTTTGAAAATAAAATAGATAGGTTCAGCGATAAAATAATGTCGGGTCTAAACAAAGCGTACGTGCCATTGCTCAATTTTGCACTTCGTTTCAAGGCTGGTGTGGTTATAGGCGCAGTTACCCTACTATTAATCGCAGGATTTATCTTTAGCAATATGGGTGGCGAATTTATCCCAAAATTTGATGAAGGCGATATTGCTTTTCAAGCATTGATAAAACCAGGTAGCAGCCTTACAGAATCCATCGAGGCTTCAAAAAAACTTCAAAATTTAATAAATGAATTTCCAGAGGTAAAAACGGTAGTTTCAAGGATTGGGGTTGCCGAAATCCCAACCGACCCAATGCCTATGGACATTGCGGATAGTTACATTATTCTTGAAAAAGATAAGAGCAAATGGACTTCCGCAGAAAGCAAAGAAGAACTCATAGAAAAAATACAGGAAAGAATTTCAGTTGTTCCTGGTGTAAATTTCGTGTTTACCCAACCTGTGGAACTTCGTTTTAATGAATTGCTTACAGGTGTCCGTGAGGACGTGGCCATTAAATTGTATGGGGAAGATTTGGGCGTTTTGGCAGATAAGGTGCAGGAAATTGCTGCGGTCATCAGAACCGTTCCAGGTGCTGCGGATCTTAATGTGGAGGCAACAAGCGGTTTACCTCAAATGACGGTGGAATACAACCGTGCTAAAATGGCCCAGTATGGTGTAACCATTGACAAATTGAATGATTATGTAAGTGCTGCCTTTGCAGGCGAACAAGCGAGCGTCATTTTTGAAGGTGAAAAACGATTCGATGTGGTTATTCGGTTGGCAAAGCAATTTAGACAAGATATCAATAACCTTAAAAATCTTTACATAGACCTGCCAAACGGAGCACAAGTACCATTGAAGGAAGTGGCGGATATCAGTTATAAACCAGGACCCATGCAAATCTCAAGGGACAACACTTACCGTCGTATTTCGGTGGGCGTAAATGTACGTGGCCGTGATGTAAAATCAATGGTAGAGGAAATCCAACAAAAACTCGATGAACAAGTGAAATTACCGCCTGGGTATTATATAACCTATGGTGGCTCCTTTGAAAATTTACAGCGAGCATCAGACCGATTAATGATTGTAGTGCCAATTGCACTTTTCTTAATTTTCATATTGCTTTATTTTGCCTTGAGTTCGTTTTCGCAATCGGTTATGATTTATATGGCAGTGCCTTTGGCGGCCATTGGTGGCGTATTTGCCCTTTGGATAAGGGGAATGCCATTTAGTATATCCGCAGGTGTCGGTTTTATTGTGCTCTTTGGAGTTGCGGTTTTAAACGGCTTGGTACTGATAAACAAATTCAATGAATTAAAAGAAAGTGGAATGACAAAGATAAAAGACAGAATATACGAAGCCACCCACGAGCGTTTACGCCCTATTTTGTTGACGGCAACCGCGGCCATTATGGGCTTTATTCCGATGGCGGTTTCCACCTCTGGTGGCGCGGAAGTGCAACGGCCATTGGCAACTGTGGTTATTGGTGGTTTGATTTCCGCAACGTTTTTGACCCTTGTTGTGATTCCAGTATTATACTATTGGCTGGAATCACGAAAAGAAAAGAAAGAAAATGGCGAAAATGCAAGTTACATTAAAACATCAACCAATATTGTAACCGTATTATTGATGGTTGGTGGTTTGATGGCTCCTGGAACTGCGCTTGCCCAGGACATCAATCAAGATGGTGCAATCCCAACAACCTTGACCATTGATGAGGCCATTGCTATGGCTAAACAGAATTATCCATCGCTTAAGGAAAGTCAGGCATTTATTGAACGTGAAAAGGCACTAAAGGGAACGAGTTTTGACCTTGGTAGCACTCAAGTTTTCATTGGTAAAGAAGAATATGGAAATAATCTTCCTGGAGTGCAGACAACCGTTGGTGTGCAACAGGGCAACATTGATTTGCTTTCCGGTTTTTCAAAATCGAAGTTTTACAAAGAGCGTATTGTCTTGGGAGAAAAGTTTTATGTGGCCAGCGAGCAACAGTTGGTGCGTAATGTGATGCAGGCCTATGACCAAATTAATTATTACAAGGCACAGTTGCGTTTTGCAGACCAATTGGACAGTATTTATGCCAATTTTAAGACCGCTGCCCAACTTCGGTATGATACGGGAGAAACAGGTAAGTTGGAATTTATTTCAGCCTCTTCCGAATTTCAACAGATTCAGGTATTAAGGCAACAAGCCTTTGAGGATATTGAAATTGCAAAACGCGGCTTAAAACAATATTTGGGAACGGACGAAGCTATTGAGACCATTAGTGAACCATATAAAACATTGGAATTTATAGCGACATGGGATGCCACTTCGGTGGACAATAACCCAATGTTGCAATATGCCTTGCAAAATGCCGAAGTAAGTAAAGCAAACGTGGATGTTGAGAAATCACAATTCCTGCCGAAATTCAGTTTAACTTATGGAAGGCAGGTTGTCGATGAAGTGTCAGGCTTCAACACCTATCAAGCGGGTATTGGCATTCCGTTGTGGTTTTTTCCGCAAAAATCAAGGGTAAAGGCTGCCAAGGCAGACGCAATGGTAGCAGAGAATCAATATTTGGAGCAAAGGGCGGTTACGGAAAGTCGCGTGTCGCAGCTGACCAAATCCCTTGAAAAAACAAAAAAGATTTTACAATATTATGAAGAAGGCGCACTATTGTTGGCAGAAGAACAGATTGTAACAGCGCAATTGGCATCCAAGGAAGGCGAAATAGATTATGTCAATTACATCACGATTCTCAACAGTGCCATCCGCATTAAACAAAATCATTTGCAATACATAAACCAGTTTAACCAACAATCCATTGAGATACAATATCAATTGGGCAATTTATAA
- a CDS encoding efflux RND transporter periplasmic adaptor subunit: protein MKNILLVSTVLFTLMFMSCKDAPKSELGHNEAESVSQTEEGGEDAHGNEGRNEKEGHSEEEGVVELTRQQAETIGLKVKPLEQKSLGNSIKVSGQLELFPQDRANISPFVGGNVRTINVIEGDKVSKGQVLAYLEHPDIISMQQEFQEKNDELVFLKQDFERKQTLYDKGVSSGKEYQMAQSKFRSTTSSVNALKAKLRLLGLNTDKIAEGQIYSTVPITTPIGGYVDEVIVSLGDYVAPQSKMFMVSDNSELHVDLKVYEKDVSKVKLGQQIFFTVTAKPDELLKAKVHSIGKTFETDPKALHVHADMDNKNGDLLPGMYVEGRIVQGEKMGFAVPEAAIIKEGDQSFIFILDEDKEMEAGKMKFKMIPVSTGITDLGFVEVSLPAEVTTDVKVVINGAYNLSSEMVKGELEHDH from the coding sequence ATGAAGAATATACTATTAGTAAGTACCGTATTATTTACACTTATGTTTATGAGCTGTAAAGATGCACCAAAATCTGAACTTGGGCATAACGAAGCGGAAAGCGTATCACAAACCGAAGAAGGTGGAGAAGATGCGCACGGTAATGAAGGCCGCAATGAAAAAGAAGGTCACAGCGAGGAAGAAGGGGTTGTGGAACTCACAAGGCAACAGGCCGAAACCATTGGTTTGAAAGTAAAGCCTTTAGAACAAAAAAGCCTGGGGAATTCAATAAAGGTTAGTGGCCAATTGGAATTATTCCCACAGGACAGGGCGAACATTAGCCCATTTGTAGGCGGAAATGTTAGAACCATTAATGTCATTGAAGGTGATAAAGTAAGTAAAGGTCAAGTACTTGCATACCTTGAACATCCAGATATTATTAGTATGCAACAGGAATTTCAGGAAAAAAACGACGAACTCGTATTCCTGAAACAAGATTTTGAACGTAAACAAACTCTGTATGACAAAGGAGTATCGTCTGGCAAGGAGTATCAAATGGCACAATCAAAGTTTCGTTCTACAACATCTAGCGTTAATGCATTAAAAGCAAAATTGCGACTGTTAGGATTGAATACCGATAAAATTGCGGAAGGCCAAATTTATTCAACAGTACCAATAACTACACCAATTGGTGGTTATGTAGATGAGGTTATTGTAAGTCTGGGGGATTATGTTGCCCCTCAATCAAAAATGTTTATGGTAAGTGATAACTCTGAATTACATGTCGATTTAAAAGTTTATGAAAAAGACGTCAGTAAAGTAAAATTAGGACAACAAATTTTCTTTACCGTGACCGCTAAACCTGATGAATTGCTCAAAGCAAAAGTTCACTCAATCGGAAAGACTTTTGAAACAGACCCAAAGGCCTTACATGTTCATGCGGATATGGATAATAAGAATGGTGATTTACTTCCAGGTATGTATGTAGAAGGACGCATAGTACAGGGCGAGAAAATGGGTTTTGCCGTACCGGAAGCCGCTATTATTAAAGAAGGTGATCAATCCTTTATTTTTATCTTGGACGAAGATAAAGAAATGGAAGCAGGTAAAATGAAATTTAAAATGATTCCCGTATCGACCGGTATCACTGATTTAGGTTTTGTTGAAGTCAGCCTTCCTGCAGAAGTTACAACCGATGTCAAAGTTGTAATAAATGGAGCTTATAACCTGTCTTCAGAAATGGTCAAGGGCGAACTGGAACACGACCATTAA
- a CDS encoding SpoIIAA family protein: MWKYFKMDVAHGKDYERIAMVGEKKQQEWASKATDFFIGSEVKYFDL, translated from the coding sequence TTGTGGAAATATTTTAAAATGGATGTTGCCCATGGAAAGGACTATGAGAGAATTGCCATGGTAGGCGAAAAAAAACAGCAAGAATGGGCCTCTAAAGCTACTGATTTCTTTATCGGTTCAGAAGTCAAATATTTTGACCTTTAG
- a CDS encoding adenine nucleotide alpha hydrolase family protein, protein MKTTAILVPIDFTRAANNTINYVMGLSKQLKTKIVFVHTCSVAYPSSTPIGMAAMAAPVSRTQESQ, encoded by the coding sequence ATGAAAACTACGGCAATTTTGGTGCCGATAGATTTTACCCGTGCAGCGAATAATACGATAAACTATGTTATGGGTCTATCGAAGCAACTAAAAACGAAAATTGTTTTTGTACACACCTGCTCAGTGGCATATCCATCGAGCACGCCCATAGGAATGGCAGCTATGGCCGCTCCAGTTTCGAGAACCCAAGAATCCCAGTAA
- a CDS encoding P-II family nitrogen regulator, translating to MKEIKAFVKPNRIQRVIEALTDNGFKSMTLSQAEGTGAFKAKGARPSLDFRITDSPVVKIELVCQNEEAQAAIEIILVSGKTEEPGDGIIYISNIEDAFHIKTGDSLKRYNL from the coding sequence ATGAAAGAAATAAAAGCATTTGTAAAACCGAACCGGATACAAAGAGTAATAGAAGCCTTAACCGACAACGGATTTAAAAGCATGACCCTGTCGCAGGCGGAAGGCACGGGAGCGTTCAAGGCAAAAGGCGCAAGGCCGTCTCTTGATTTTCGTATTACAGATAGTCCTGTGGTTAAAATTGAGCTGGTCTGTCAAAATGAAGAAGCCCAGGCAGCTATTGAAATAATTTTGGTAAGTGGCAAAACTGAGGAGCCGGGAGATGGTATCATATATATATCAAATATTGAAGATGCCTTTCACATTAAAACAGGCGATTCCTTAAAACGGTACAATTTATAG
- a CDS encoding cation transporter, producing MKKSTFIITKMDCPSEEQMIRMKLESYSQVKHLDFDIPNRKLEVYHVDGIKAIQTSIVSLKLGDSLEGTIEAEPPVMEDQSKQKRILWWVLGINFAFFVIEMTTGWISSSMGLVADSLDMLADSIVYALSLFAVGGAISRKKKVAKYSGYFQMALATLGFAEVLRRFFSDTETPLFQWMIIVSIFALLGNLISLWLINKAKSKEAHMQASAIFTSNDIIVNGGVIVAGVLVYFLKSKWPDLVIGGIVFTFVMRGAIRILKLSK from the coding sequence ATGAAAAAAAGCACTTTTATAATAACTAAAATGGACTGCCCTTCAGAAGAGCAGATGATTCGGATGAAGCTGGAGTCTTATTCTCAAGTAAAACATTTAGATTTTGATATTCCCAACAGAAAATTAGAAGTATATCACGTGGACGGTATCAAAGCGATACAAACCTCTATAGTCAGCTTAAAACTTGGAGATTCCTTAGAGGGAACCATAGAAGCCGAACCACCCGTAATGGAAGACCAATCCAAACAAAAAAGAATCCTTTGGTGGGTTTTGGGCATCAACTTTGCCTTTTTCGTTATCGAAATGACCACCGGTTGGATTTCCTCTTCAATGGGGCTTGTGGCGGATTCGTTGGATATGCTGGCAGATTCCATCGTGTATGCGCTAAGCCTATTTGCGGTAGGCGGTGCTATTTCTAGAAAAAAGAAGGTGGCCAAATACAGCGGATACTTTCAGATGGCATTGGCAACGCTTGGGTTTGCAGAGGTCCTGCGAAGGTTTTTTAGCGATACCGAAACACCTTTGTTCCAATGGATGATCATTGTTTCCATCTTTGCCCTTCTGGGGAACCTAATTTCGCTTTGGTTAATAAACAAGGCTAAAAGTAAGGAGGCACATATGCAGGCAAGTGCCATTTTTACGTCCAATGATATTATCGTAAATGGGGGTGTTATAGTAGCAGGGGTGCTGGTTTATTTTCTTAAAAGCAAATGGCCTGATTTGGTGATTGGAGGCATCGTTTTCACGTTTGTAATGCGTGGTGCCATAAGAATATTAAAATTGTCGAAGTAG
- a CDS encoding heavy metal translocating P-type ATPase: protein MKKLKIKISVVLPQVPDQKDACVNRLIDKLKGREGIDNVHVSHEKAGGVPQLCFHYDPDVISLDRVQSLAETTGAQITDKFGHRLVEVEGIRHTRHARTIEKAVKEVDGVLEVSASASGMIRVEFDKGITGFGAIKKKIEKQGLTIIEPSLGTAAYLQKMEVSKGEEKSEGTRDREENQYVGESEDHVHKDGEEHDHKEGEGEAHAHGGIFGKNTELIFAIICGALLGMGFGLSYVDSIPDWVSLSLYMGAYFFGGYFTAKEAIQTVVKGGFEIDFLMLVAAIGAAALGEWAEGALLLFLFSLGHALEHYAMEKARKSIAALADLAPKTALLKKDGKTEEVGIEKLSIGDIIVVKPNSKISADGVVVDGKSSVNQAPITGESVPVDKVPVEDTAKDYSDDDEINDENRVFSGTINGNNTLEIKVIKEARDSTLSRLVKLVNEAQTQKSPTQLLTDKFEKYFVPSVLVLVVLLLFVFLVVDEPFSASFYRAMAVLVAASPCALAISTPSAVLSGVARVARGGVLIKGGRPLEDLGVITALAFDKTGTLTEGKPKLTEVVPLGDISENELLKIAVAVENLSDHPLAKAVVRDGQERLKGDEIPEATNLEAVLGKGIKASLGNDKIYVGNLDLYEGLDESTPSEEITTQVRGLEGGGNTTMLIRKNEEYVGIIALMDTPREAAKRTLKKLKEIGIKRMIMLTGDNQKVADAVAKEIGLTDAWGSLLPEEKVDAIKELKEKESKVAMVGDGVNDAPAMANSTVGIAMGAAGSDVALETADVALMADKLETLPFAIGLSRKAKAIIKQNLWLSLGVVVLLIPATILSWANIGVAVAFHEGSTLVVVANALRLLAYKKD from the coding sequence ATGAAAAAACTAAAAATCAAAATTTCCGTAGTCCTTCCGCAGGTGCCGGACCAGAAAGATGCCTGTGTCAACAGGCTCATCGATAAACTAAAAGGACGTGAAGGCATTGATAATGTGCACGTATCCCATGAAAAAGCGGGTGGTGTTCCGCAGCTTTGTTTCCATTACGACCCTGATGTCATTTCCCTTGATAGGGTACAGTCTTTGGCAGAGACCACGGGAGCCCAAATCACCGATAAATTTGGGCATAGGTTGGTAGAAGTGGAAGGGATACGCCACACCCGTCACGCCCGAACCATCGAGAAAGCAGTCAAGGAGGTCGATGGAGTCCTGGAAGTTTCCGCATCTGCCTCAGGAATGATACGTGTGGAGTTTGATAAGGGCATTACAGGATTTGGGGCTATTAAAAAGAAAATAGAAAAGCAAGGGCTTACCATTATCGAACCTTCCCTTGGTACAGCAGCGTATTTACAAAAAATGGAAGTTTCCAAGGGTGAAGAAAAATCCGAAGGTACTCGGGACAGGGAAGAAAATCAATACGTCGGCGAGAGCGAAGACCACGTTCACAAGGATGGCGAAGAACACGACCACAAGGAGGGTGAAGGGGAGGCACACGCCCACGGCGGTATTTTTGGCAAGAACACCGAACTTATATTCGCCATTATTTGCGGTGCCCTTCTCGGAATGGGTTTTGGATTGTCCTACGTGGACTCGATACCAGATTGGGTCAGCTTATCCCTGTACATGGGTGCCTACTTTTTTGGAGGTTACTTTACAGCAAAAGAGGCCATACAGACTGTGGTCAAAGGTGGTTTTGAAATCGACTTTTTAATGTTGGTCGCCGCCATTGGTGCCGCTGCTCTGGGCGAATGGGCGGAAGGTGCCTTGTTACTGTTCCTGTTCAGTCTGGGTCACGCCCTTGAACATTATGCAATGGAGAAGGCCCGGAAGTCCATTGCGGCATTGGCAGATTTAGCACCAAAAACCGCCTTACTAAAAAAAGATGGCAAGACCGAAGAGGTCGGTATCGAAAAGTTGAGTATAGGCGATATCATCGTGGTCAAACCGAACAGTAAAATATCTGCCGATGGGGTTGTGGTCGATGGAAAAAGCAGTGTTAACCAAGCCCCTATCACAGGGGAAAGTGTACCAGTGGACAAAGTTCCCGTGGAGGATACTGCCAAGGATTATTCAGACGATGATGAAATCAATGATGAAAACCGCGTTTTTTCCGGAACCATTAACGGCAACAACACCCTTGAAATAAAGGTTATCAAAGAAGCAAGGGATTCTACACTGTCCCGTTTGGTAAAACTGGTGAACGAAGCACAGACCCAAAAATCGCCTACCCAGTTGCTTACCGATAAATTTGAAAAATATTTTGTACCCTCAGTATTGGTGTTGGTAGTACTGTTACTCTTTGTTTTTCTGGTCGTTGATGAACCGTTTAGTGCCAGCTTTTATCGGGCTATGGCAGTATTGGTTGCTGCCAGCCCCTGTGCGTTGGCGATTTCGACACCGAGCGCCGTATTGAGTGGGGTGGCAAGAGTCGCCCGTGGTGGAGTGCTCATCAAAGGAGGGCGACCTCTGGAAGACCTGGGCGTTATTACCGCCCTTGCCTTTGACAAGACGGGTACCCTGACCGAAGGAAAACCCAAGCTTACCGAAGTGGTTCCACTTGGGGATATTTCTGAAAACGAACTTTTAAAAATAGCCGTTGCCGTAGAAAATCTAAGCGATCATCCCCTGGCAAAAGCAGTAGTTAGAGATGGACAGGAGCGGTTGAAAGGTGATGAAATACCGGAGGCGACCAATTTGGAAGCCGTGCTGGGCAAGGGCATAAAAGCATCATTGGGCAATGACAAAATCTATGTCGGCAACCTCGACCTGTACGAAGGGCTTGATGAGAGTACACCTTCCGAAGAAATAACCACACAAGTCCGTGGCCTTGAAGGTGGGGGAAATACTACGATGCTCATTCGGAAGAATGAAGAATATGTAGGCATCATCGCCCTAATGGACACCCCTCGTGAAGCCGCCAAGAGAACCCTCAAAAAATTGAAGGAAATCGGTATCAAACGTATGATTATGCTTACTGGCGATAACCAAAAAGTAGCCGATGCCGTGGCAAAAGAAATAGGATTGACCGATGCCTGGGGGAGCCTATTGCCGGAGGAAAAGGTGGATGCCATAAAAGAATTGAAGGAGAAAGAGTCCAAGGTAGCAATGGTAGGTGATGGCGTTAATGATGCACCCGCAATGGCAAACAGTACCGTAGGTATAGCAATGGGTGCCGCAGGAAGCGATGTGGCCTTGGAAACAGCCGATGTTGCCCTTATGGCCGATAAGTTGGAAACCCTGCCATTTGCCATTGGCTTGAGCAGGAAGGCAAAGGCCATTATCAAGCAAAACCTTTGGTTAAGCCTTGGGGTCGTGGTACTGCTGATACCCGCTACCATTTTGAGCTGGGCCAACATAGGGGTGGCCGTGGCATTTCACGAGGGGTCTACCTTGGTAGTTGTGGCCAATGCGCTGCGTCTTTTGGCTTATAAAAAAGATTAG
- the acpP gene encoding acyl carrier protein codes for MDEFKIRFNKLLVHKFGIHQNQIRPEAYFTKDLGADMLDIVELMLEFENEFNIAIPENEAEKLNTFGDAETYIRNVIENADS; via the coding sequence ATGGACGAATTTAAAATAAGATTCAACAAGCTCTTGGTCCATAAATTTGGAATACATCAGAATCAAATAAGACCGGAAGCGTATTTTACGAAAGACCTTGGGGCGGATATGTTGGATATTGTCGAATTGATGCTAGAGTTTGAAAACGAGTTCAACATAGCCATTCCAGAGAATGAGGCAGAAAAATTAAACACCTTTGGCGATGCTGAGACATACATTCGGAATGTGATCGAAAATGCGGATTCGTAA